One Oryza brachyantha chromosome 3, ObraRS2, whole genome shotgun sequence DNA segment encodes these proteins:
- the LOC107303745 gene encoding uncharacterized protein LOC107303745, with the protein MRAATRTCTIADGDGHARAAWAHRPQRQLARADGGSSRAVRHAARGRGWERACAVTGVPAHASVAEGDREEKRSLLLGAEQQQQLFSSSWSPIQDLKASSRLQAVFSSSVTTARCLCFPVLIWRIRRVPSHIQRRIVTTLSRKVRIPGMSCASCVVTALPGVARAVSDPFSCSLALARLVCPCGVVAPPAFVLCL; encoded by the exons ATGCGCGCGGCCACGCGCACCTGCACCAtagccgacggcgacggccacgcGCGGGCCGCGTGGGCGCACCGGCCGCAACGCCAACTTGCGCGCGCGGACGGCGGGTCATCCCGGGCGGTGCGGCATGCAGCCAGAGGTAGAGGCTGGGAGCGCGCCTGCGCGGTGACCGGAGTT cCTGCACATGCATCGGTTGCTGAGGGAGatcgagaagaaaagaggagcttgctgcttggtgcagagcagcagcagcagttgttttcctcctcttg GTCACCGATTCAAGATTTGAAGGCTAGTAGCAGGCTGCAAgctgttttctcttcttcggTGACAACAGCTCGGTGTCTTTGCTTTCCTGTTTTG ATTTGGAGAATCCGGAGAGTACCGAGCCATATCCAGAGGAGGATAGTGACTACCCTCAGCAGGAAG GTGAGGATTCCGGGTATGAGTTGTGCTTCTTGTGTGGTCACTGCTCTGCCGGGGGTGGCGAGGGCAGTGAGTGATCCCTTCTCTTGCAGCTTGGCTCTTGCCCGGTTGGTTTGCCCTTGTGGGGTTGTGGCACCGCCGGCTTTcgttttatgcttatga
- the LOC102714078 gene encoding phytosulfokines produces the protein MACSSKLAALFLVATILLCLICTRSQAARPEPGSNGHKSQGVASTIKSGATSGTRVEMHQQEPEASECLQGGEAEEECLMRRTLVAHTDYIYTQGSHH, from the exons ATGGCTTGCAGTTCCAAACTGGCTGCTCTCTTCTTGGTGGCAACAATTCTGCTCTGCCTCATCTGCACCAGGAGCCAAGCAGCAAGGCCTGAACCGGGATCCAATGGCCACAAATCACAG GGTGTTGCCTCCACTATTAAGAGCGGTGCTACTTCAGGAACCCGGGTGGAAATGCATCAGCAAGAACCGGAGGCATCGGAGTGCCTGCAGggaggggaggcagaggaAGAGTGCCTGATGAGGAGGACCCTTGTTGCTCACACCGATTACATCTACACCCAAGGGAGCCACCACTAG
- the LOC102714355 gene encoding GTP-binding protein At2g22870-like, whose product MLASGVRYHGKRSRRPPRATTRAAAPIRRFPAVAMLLRPRLSLLRAVAPHPVSPRASLPVRRTLSAAVGTASAGDAAPPAPAPRAGPKGGRRSAPPRGPSVNPALFFPPGVERDAAVAAEMVIPASNIVVGPYAGDSRVKEAEFVKSSARARDCPKDDRPEFAVLGRSNVGKSSLINALIRRKEAALTSKKPGKTQTINHFLVNKSWYLVDLPGYGFAAASQSAQTDWSSFTKGYFLNRDTLVGVLLLVDASIPPQKIDLDCANWLGRNNIGLTFVFTKCDKSKKGKGGRPEENIKEFQETISSLYPEPPPWIMTSSVTGLGRDGLLLHMSQLRNYWDNEATISS is encoded by the exons ATGTTGGCGAGCGGCGTCCGCTACCACGGGAAGAGGAGtcgacggccgccgcgagCCACCACCCGCGCCGCAGCCCCCATCCGCCGGTTTCCTGCCGTTGCTATGCTCCTCCGGCCCCGTCTTTCGCTCCTCCGAGCCGTCGCGCCGCACCCCGTCTCACCCCGCGCCTCGCTCCCTGTCCGCCGTACGCTCTCCGCGGCGGTGGGGACCGCGTCCGCCGGCGATGCGGcgcccccggcgccggcgccgcgagCCGGGCCCaagggcgggaggaggagcgcgccACCCAGGGGGCCTTCCGTTAACCCCGCGCTGTTCTTCCCGCCCGGGGTGGAGCGGGAcgctgcggtggcggcggagatggtgATACCGGCGTCGAACATCGTGGTGGGGCCCTACGCCGGGGACTCGCGGGTGAAGGAGGCGGAGTTCGTCAAGagcagcgcgcgcgcgcgggactGCCCTAAGGACGACCGCCCCGAGTTCGCCGTGCTGGGGCGCTCCAACGTCGGCAAGTCCTCGCTCATCAACGCCCTTATCCGCCGCAAGGAAGCCGCGCTCACCTCCAAAAAGCCCG GGAAGACCCAGACGATTAATCACTTCTTGGTTAACAAAAGTTGGTACCTTGTTGATTTACCTGGCTATGG GTTCGCGGCTGCATCTCAATCAGCTCAAACGGATTGGTCTTCCTTTACCAAGGGTTACTTCTTGAACAGAGATACCTTGGTTGGTGTACTGCTCCTTGTGGACGCCAGTATTCCACCTCAGAAAATTGACCTAGATTGTGCCAACTGGCTAGGTCGTAACAAT ATTGGATTGACCTTTGTGTTCACAAAGTGTGATAAATCCAAGAAAGGTAAAGGGGGCCGGCCTGAGGAGAACATCAAAGAGTTCCAGGAGACGATCAGTTCCCTGTACCCAGAGCCTCCTCC